GTTCGACCGAGAGTTCGGTGGGCGACCTGACGACACCCAGAAGTCCCTGCGCGAGGCCATGCTGTGGCCGGGATATGATGCTTTCTGGGTAGCCAGAGTCGCACCCGTACTGCGAGCATGGGTGGACCGGCAGGACGACGACAACAATGCGTTGCTCGGACTGTCGCTCATGCTCGCGTGTACACCGAGTCGGGAGGTCGCCGAGGAGATGCTCGGAAGAACGCTCGAACTCGCAAAGCAAGGTCGTGATGGAGCCCACGTGAACATCACGGGCCTGGGGGCGGTTTTGAGCGTGCTCGAACCTAATCAGCGCGAGGCGTTTCTCTTGAACCTGATCGACGCGACGATCCCCGACCCGCACTGGGTTAGCACCGCACTGACCGCGCTTAAGACCTGCGCTACGGGCAACTCCGTCACGGCGCTCCTTCGGGTGGTGGGGGAGGACTTCGAGAGTGCGCCAGACCGGAAGCTGGTTGCCACTGGCCGTCGTGCCATCCACCGCTCTGCAATGCAGATCCTGGCCCGCGTGCTCAACGATCCGGCACACGACCCCGGCGTGAGGGTTGGCGTAGAGATCGAAGGGGACTGGGCGCCGGGGGGCCGCTTGGCGGACCTGCTGCAGTATTGGCGCGAGCGGAACTAGGCCGGCTCGCCGGAGCCCTCAGTTCGGGCGACTGGGGCGTCTGCTGTAGTTCTGTAGCCAGGTTGGGGTATGTGTCTCGCGGTCGGGGCGAGTTGATCGGGCCGTCGGGACGCCGGACCACCTGCCCGCCCGCCCGGCGGTACAATGCGCACGAACTCATCCCGAACCCCTGCGGAGGCCACTCATGCCACAGAACCTCTGGAACGATGCCGATCGGGATGCCTTGCCTGACCTCGATGGGCTCGTTTACCGCTCCCGACTCCTCGCCGCCGATCGCTCCGTCGTCAACATCTACGGCGGTAACACCAGCTCCAAGCTCACTGTGCCCGATCACCTAGGGCGGCCCACCCGCGTTCTGTACGTCAAAGGCTCCGGCTCCGACCTAGCCAGCATCACCGACAAGGGCTTCGCCGCGCTGAAGCTGGACGAGATGCTGCCGCTTCGACAGCGAGAGCGCATGACCGACGAGGAGATGACCGAGTACCTGAGCCGTTGCGTGTTCGAACCCGGCAGACCTCGCCAATCCATCGAGGCGCTCCTCCACGCCTTCGTCCCCCACCCTTGCGTGGACCACACGCACCCCGATGCAATCATTGCCATCGCCTGCGCACCCGACGGTCGCAACATAGCTCGCGAGGTGTACGGCGACAGGGTGGCTTGGGTGGACTACGTGCGTCCCGGCTTTCCGCTGAGCAAGTGGATCGTGGACGCAGCAGAGTCCGGGCCGCAGGTGGAGGGCGTGCTCATGGCCAAGCACGGCCTAGTCACGTGGGGCCCCGACTCGAGGACCTGTTATGCCAACACGATCCGCATCGTGCACGAGGCCGAGGTGTTCGTGCGGGAGCAGGTGCAGGCGAAGCGGCAGTTCGGCGGCTTCGACATAGAACCCATGCCCGAGCGCCGTGCGGTGGTAGCTCGTATTCTGCCCGTGCTTCGGGGTGCAGCTTCCAAGCGGCGCAAGGCCATCGCCAAGTGGGACGATCACGAAGATTTGCTCACCTTTGCCGACTCGCTCGACGCGTATCCCGTGTCTCAGGTGGGTGCCGCCTGCCCCGACCACCTGGTGCACACCAAGCGCGTGCCGCTGTTCGTCCGGTGGAAGCCGGCAGATGGGCTCAAAGCTCTGGAGACTGCACTCCGCGATGGCGTCGAGAAGTATGTCGAGGAGTACTTGGACTACTTCGAGCGCAACAAGGTCGAGGGCGACGAGCCCTTCGATCCTGCGCCCAGAGTGGTATTCGTGCCGGGTATCGGCGCATTTGCTCTCGGCAAAGACGTGCTGAATGCAGAGGTAACTCGGCAGCTGATCCATCGTGCCGTGGCCGTCATGCGGGGTAGCAGCGCGATGGGAGGGTTCCTATCGCTCTCCGAGGCGGAATCGTATGAGATCGAATACTGGCCACTCGAGCTTTACAAGCTGAAGCTCGCGCCCCCACCGCGAGAACTCGCCGGACGCATCGCACTCGTTACTGGGGGTGGTTCCGGCATCGGGCGTGCCGCTGCCCACCGACTGTGCGCAGAAGGTGCCAACCTGGTGGTGACAGACATCAACGCCGAGACGGCCGAGACAGTGGCTTGCGATCTCGTGAAGCGTCATGGCGAGGGAAGGGCGGTCGCTGTACAGTGCGACGTCACCAGTGAAGAAGCCGTTGCAAAGGCATTCGAGCTGGCCGTCATGACCTACGGTGGTCTCGATATCCTAGTGTGCAGCGCCGGGATCGCATCCAGCGCACCCGTAGAAGAAACCGCGCTGAGCGAGTGGCACCGCAACCAGGAGATTCTGGTCACCGGCTACTTCCTACCATCCCGCGAGGCCTTTCGCTTGATGAAGAAACAGGGCATCGGCGGAAGCATCGTATTCGTGTGCAGCAAGAACAGCGTGGTGGCCGGCAAGAACGCCACGGCGTACAGTTCCGCCAAGGCAGCCGAGCTACACCTCGCTCGATGTTTGGCCGAAGAGGGCGGCCCCTTCGGCATTCGTGTCAACGCGGTACTCCCGGATGCAGTGCTCCATGGATCGAGTATTTGGCAAGGCCAGTGGCGCGAAGAAAGAGCTGCTGCCTACGGTATCAAGCCCGAAGAGCTGGAGGAGTTTTATCGCAAACGCACCACCCTAAAGCTGTCGGTATACCCAGAGGACCTTGCCGAGGCCATCCTCTTCTTCGCCTCGGACCGTTCTGCCAAGACAACCGGCGGAGCGCTAACGGTGGACGCTGGAGTCCCTGCTGCCTACCTGCGCTGAGATGCCCGAAAAGCCGGTAGCGATCTTTGCCACATGCCTGGTGGATAGCCTCTATCCGGACATCGGCATGGGGATGGTGCGGGTGCTGGACCGGCTAGGCATTCCACACACACTTCCTCCCGCCCAGACTTGCTGCGGCCAGCCAGCGTTCAATGCGGGATTCCGGGACGATGCACGAGCCGTCGGACGGGCTTTCGTTCGCGCTTTTCGGGACTGTGAGGCCATCGTTGCACCATCGGGAAGCTGCGTGGCTTATGTGCGCTCTCACCTACCCCATCTCCTCGATGGCACACCGGAGCATGGCGAAGCCCTCGGACTTGCCGAGCGAACCTGGGAGTTCTCAGAGTACGTAGTGGACGTGCTGCACAAGCCCGATCTGGGCGCAAGACTGGAAAGCCCGCTGCGGGTAGCGCTCCACAACGGTTGCCATGCCATGCGCTTCGGCGGCATCGAGAGACAGCCACGTATCTTGCTCGAGAACGTTCGAGGCCTTACACTGGCGGACTTCGAGCGTTCGGAGGAGTGCTGCGGACTCGGCGGCCTCTTCTCCGTGAAGATGCCGCAAATCAGCACCGCGATGATGGAGGATAAGATTGCTGCACTACTGGCTTCTGGCGTAGACGTGGTGCTAACTGGCGATGCCGGCTGCCTCATGCATCTGAACGGCGGTCTGGCCCGCGCAGGCCACTCGCTTCGTGTACGCCACTACGCAGAACTTCTCGGAGAGGCGCTATGAAGCCTGTCGCCAAGGACTTCATCCCAGCCTCCCGCATCGCACTCGCAGATGACCACCTGCGAAAAGCCATCTTCGCGGGGGCCATGCGTCCCTACTTGCAAGCCGCGGAGAGATGGGCAGAAACCTCGGGCCGCGAGCGCCTTCGCACTCAGGCACGCGAGGCCAGAGTGCGCGCGCTTCGAAAGCTTCCCGAGTTACTGGAACGCCTGGAGAAAAACCTGCTGTCTCGCGGCGCTAAGGTGCTGTGGGCCGCGGACGCCGAAGAGGCCAACCGACTGATTGCTCAGGAGTGCGTCGCCCGAGACGCCAGACTCGTCGTCAAGGGCAAGTCCATGGTGACAGAGGAGACAGGCCTCAACCAGCATTTGGAGCGCGCCGGGATGGAGGTGGTCGAAAGCGATCTCGGAGAGTTCATCATCCAACTCGCGGGCGAAACCCCTAGCCACATCATCGCCCCCGTGCTGCACAAGTCCAAGGATGCCATCGCCAAGCTTTTCTCTGAACGACTGGGCTTGCCACTCACGGACGACCCGGCGGAGATGATGCGCGCCGCGCGCTCCTACCTGCGCGAGAAGTTCCTCCGAGCCGATGTGGGTATCAGTGGCGTGAACCTCGCTGTCGCCGAGACCGGCGGCCTGGTGCTGGTAACCAACGAGGGCAACGGCCGCATGGTTACTACCTTGCCGCGTACCCATATTGCGGTGATGGGTCTCGAGCGGGTCGTCGAGTCTTGGAAAGACCTTGCCTCCATAGTCCAGCTCCTGCCTCGGGTGGCTACGGGACAGTCAGTCAGTACCTACGTGTCCATCATCCATGGACCGCGTCAGCAGGGCGAACCGGATGGCCCAGAAGAGCTGGTGTTAGTGATCGTAGACAACGGACGTAGCGCGATCTTAAACTCCGACTATGCCGAATCGCTCCTTTGTATTCGCTGTGGGGCGTGCCTCAACGCCTGCCCCGTGTATCGCCGGGTTGGGGGACACGCATACGGCTGGGTGTATCCCGGCCCGATCGGGTCGGTCATTTCGCCGTTGCTGTTGGGACTGGCGGAGGCCCCCGACCTACCGATGGCCAGCAGCCTGTGCGGTGCTTGCCGCGACGCATGCCCCGTGAAAATCGATCTGCCCGAGATGCTCGTCCGCCTCCGTGCCGAACCGCCGATGCGAAGGAAGGGCGGTCGGATGATGTCGCTAGGGATGAAGATGTGGCGGTACGTCATGCTACATCCATCCGTCTATCGCTGGGGGCTCGCTGCGACTCGATTCCTCACCCGCCCATGGCACGGCGAAGACGGCTCGCTTCGAGGTCTTCCGGGCCCAGCGTCCGCCTGGCTGGAAAGCCGAGATCTCCCCGCGCCCGCCCCGCGCAGCTTTCGTGCCCTGTATCGGGGGCCCGAGCGATGACCGCACGCGAAGCCGTTCTGACTGCCCTTCGCTCGGCCCGCGGCCTCCCAGTTGGCGAACAGGTAACCGAGCCGATACCCGTGCTCCAGGTCGAGGGCGACCCGACCCATGCGTTCGAGCGAAACGCCCGAGCGCTCCTCGCCGAAGTACACCGCACCCAGGGATGGCAAGCCGCTTGGCAGCACCTGGAGTCGCTGATTCGTGCAAGAGGCTGGCAGACGGCAGCCACCTGGGGTGCCTCAGCCTTTCCTCAGCCCGGTCTCGCGGATGTTCTCGCTCGCTCGGGATGCCGCGCTTTGCAGCCGAGCGATTGGGTAAGTGCCGACGTCGGAATCACCGGGGCAGACGCAGGCATCGCTGCAACCGGCACCATCGTGCTGGCTTCCGGCCCCGGCAAGCCGCGATCGGTGTCGCTGCTCCCTCCGGTCCACGTCGCCCTCCTCGCCGAGAGCCGCATCGTGCCCACGATAGAAGATTGGCTGGTTGTCAACGCCCAAGCGCTGCCCCAATCTGCCGGCGTCGTCTTCGTCAGCGGGCCCAGCCGTTCGGGGGATATCGAAATGGTGGTGACACTCGGTGTCCACGGCCCCGGCGAGGTGCACATCGTGCTCGTGTGTAGCGAATAGCCTGGTCGCAAGGAGTCCGGGCGCCGTTGCCTAACTCCCCGACAGGAGGTA
The genomic region above belongs to Fimbriimonadia bacterium and contains:
- a CDS encoding bifunctional aldolase/short-chain dehydrogenase, giving the protein MPQNLWNDADRDALPDLDGLVYRSRLLAADRSVVNIYGGNTSSKLTVPDHLGRPTRVLYVKGSGSDLASITDKGFAALKLDEMLPLRQRERMTDEEMTEYLSRCVFEPGRPRQSIEALLHAFVPHPCVDHTHPDAIIAIACAPDGRNIAREVYGDRVAWVDYVRPGFPLSKWIVDAAESGPQVEGVLMAKHGLVTWGPDSRTCYANTIRIVHEAEVFVREQVQAKRQFGGFDIEPMPERRAVVARILPVLRGAASKRRKAIAKWDDHEDLLTFADSLDAYPVSQVGAACPDHLVHTKRVPLFVRWKPADGLKALETALRDGVEKYVEEYLDYFERNKVEGDEPFDPAPRVVFVPGIGAFALGKDVLNAEVTRQLIHRAVAVMRGSSAMGGFLSLSEAESYEIEYWPLELYKLKLAPPPRELAGRIALVTGGGSGIGRAAAHRLCAEGANLVVTDINAETAETVACDLVKRHGEGRAVAVQCDVTSEEAVAKAFELAVMTYGGLDILVCSAGIASSAPVEETALSEWHRNQEILVTGYFLPSREAFRLMKKQGIGGSIVFVCSKNSVVAGKNATAYSSAKAAELHLARCLAEEGGPFGIRVNAVLPDAVLHGSSIWQGQWREERAAAYGIKPEELEEFYRKRTTLKLSVYPEDLAEAILFFASDRSAKTTGGALTVDAGVPAAYLR
- a CDS encoding (Fe-S)-binding protein translates to MPEKPVAIFATCLVDSLYPDIGMGMVRVLDRLGIPHTLPPAQTCCGQPAFNAGFRDDARAVGRAFVRAFRDCEAIVAPSGSCVAYVRSHLPHLLDGTPEHGEALGLAERTWEFSEYVVDVLHKPDLGARLESPLRVALHNGCHAMRFGGIERQPRILLENVRGLTLADFERSEECCGLGGLFSVKMPQISTAMMEDKIAALLASGVDVVLTGDAGCLMHLNGGLARAGHSLRVRHYAELLGEAL
- a CDS encoding iron-sulfur cluster-binding protein, translating into MKPVAKDFIPASRIALADDHLRKAIFAGAMRPYLQAAERWAETSGRERLRTQAREARVRALRKLPELLERLEKNLLSRGAKVLWAADAEEANRLIAQECVARDARLVVKGKSMVTEETGLNQHLERAGMEVVESDLGEFIIQLAGETPSHIIAPVLHKSKDAIAKLFSERLGLPLTDDPAEMMRAARSYLREKFLRADVGISGVNLAVAETGGLVLVTNEGNGRMVTTLPRTHIAVMGLERVVESWKDLASIVQLLPRVATGQSVSTYVSIIHGPRQQGEPDGPEELVLVIVDNGRSAILNSDYAESLLCIRCGACLNACPVYRRVGGHAYGWVYPGPIGSVISPLLLGLAEAPDLPMASSLCGACRDACPVKIDLPEMLVRLRAEPPMRRKGGRMMSLGMKMWRYVMLHPSVYRWGLAATRFLTRPWHGEDGSLRGLPGPASAWLESRDLPAPAPRSFRALYRGPER
- a CDS encoding lactate utilization protein, with protein sequence MTAREAVLTALRSARGLPVGEQVTEPIPVLQVEGDPTHAFERNARALLAEVHRTQGWQAAWQHLESLIRARGWQTAATWGASAFPQPGLADVLARSGCRALQPSDWVSADVGITGADAGIAATGTIVLASGPGKPRSVSLLPPVHVALLAESRIVPTIEDWLVVNAQALPQSAGVVFVSGPSRSGDIEMVVTLGVHGPGEVHIVLVCSE